Part of the Methanothermobacter sp. MT-2 genome is shown below.
GCAGCCATGGAAGCCATAAAACAAGTAGTTGAAATACAACAAGGACAAGAACTCAACACCACACCAGAAACCGTATCAGGGTCTGGTTCAAGTATGGTGCAACTAGGCACAGTATACAAAGACCCCAAAACAGGCAAACTTATCATGGTACAAGGAACTTAAAATAATAAACATGATAGAAGTCATACCAGTACTGGACCTGATGGGTTCACTAGCAGTCACGGGAAAATCCGGTGAAAGAAAAAAATACAAACCCCTCAAAACCATATTCGCAACATCACCAGACCCTATAGAAATCGCACTATCACTAAAAAGAGCCGGCGCCCAGAGAATATACATCGCAGATCTCGATGCCATCACAGGCCAAGGCTCCAACATCCACCTCATCCAAAAAATAAACCATATCATACCAGTAATGCTCGACTTCGGAATCCAAGACTTTAAAGGCTTCGAATTCGGATTAAACATAGCATGGCAGGTTATAGTCGCCACAGAAACTCTAAAGGACATCAACGAACTCAAAAAGATTTTTGAAGTTTTCCCAAAATCAAGGATAGTGGTGAGCATCGATACAAAAAAAGGCAAACTATACTCCAAAAACCTTAAAATGACACTAGGAGAATTCAAAAACACCCTCATACAACTAAACCCAGGAGAAATCATACTCCTAGACATAACAAGAGTAGGCACACAACAAGGCATCAACAAGAAACTAATAAAAAAATTCAAGGGACTAGACATAATCCCAGGAGGAGGTATAAAAACCAGTGACATACCAACACTATCCTCCATAGGAATCAAAAAAATACTCGCCGGCACAACACTACACCAAGGAAAACTCCCACTACATATAAGGTGAAACCCAAAATGGGATACCTACTAATAGGCCCAGTAACACGGGACAAGAACATCATACAAGACAAAAAAACCATCAAAACAGGCGGAGCAGTCTACTACCAATCAA
Proteins encoded:
- a CDS encoding HisA/hisF family protein; its protein translation is MIEVIPVLDLMGSLAVTGKSGERKKYKPLKTIFATSPDPIEIALSLKRAGAQRIYIADLDAITGQGSNIHLIQKINHIIPVMLDFGIQDFKGFEFGLNIAWQVIVATETLKDINELKKIFEVFPKSRIVVSIDTKKGKLYSKNLKMTLGEFKNTLIQLNPGEIILLDITRVGTQQGINKKLIKKFKGLDIIPGGGIKTSDIPTLSSIGIKKILAGTTLHQGKLPLHIR